In a single window of the Candidatus Tanganyikabacteria bacterium genome:
- a CDS encoding aminomethyltransferase family protein gives MAIGTPFHDRLVSLCHSYAWKEWAGYHVVRHFGPCHVAEYFAFRESTGIIDVTPLFKHEVRGPDAAGVLSRIMVRDFGKMKPGTVAYTCWCDDRGKIVDDGTVTRLADDHFFVTAADATLNHFLRVSRGARVAWEDVTHDIAALAVQGPTSRALLAACSDADLDRLAFFGSTPARLGGKEVRISRTGYTGDLGYEVWMNNADALAVWDALFDAGKDHGAVAAGLDALDVARVEAGFIMLGVDYFSAPRVTIDARRSTPFEVGLDWTVKLDRPEPFVGKQALLAEKASGAAWKLVGLEGDWDELCGLYERHGLPPALSTTVTRANIPLYKGGKFVGYTTSSVWSPILKQYVALASVKAPFAEVGTRLAWEHTALYERQTISARVVEKPFFDPPRKKGAAEPATGGRESGLAATVPAAMAASGAGAERGRGS, from the coding sequence ATGGCGATCGGCACCCCTTTTCACGACCGTCTGGTCTCGCTCTGCCACAGTTACGCGTGGAAAGAGTGGGCCGGCTACCACGTGGTACGGCACTTCGGTCCCTGCCACGTCGCGGAGTACTTCGCCTTCCGCGAGAGCACCGGCATCATCGACGTGACGCCGCTCTTCAAGCACGAGGTGCGCGGGCCGGACGCCGCCGGCGTGCTGTCGCGCATCATGGTCCGCGATTTTGGCAAGATGAAGCCCGGTACCGTCGCCTATACCTGCTGGTGCGACGATCGCGGGAAAATAGTCGACGACGGCACCGTGACCCGCCTGGCCGACGACCACTTCTTCGTGACGGCCGCGGACGCCACGCTCAACCATTTCCTGCGCGTGAGCCGCGGCGCCCGTGTCGCGTGGGAGGACGTGACCCACGACATCGCGGCCCTGGCCGTCCAGGGCCCCACCTCGCGGGCATTGCTCGCGGCGTGCAGCGACGCCGACCTCGATCGGCTGGCCTTCTTCGGCTCGACGCCGGCGCGGCTGGGTGGCAAGGAGGTCCGCATCTCGCGCACCGGCTATACCGGGGATCTCGGCTACGAAGTCTGGATGAACAACGCGGATGCCCTCGCGGTCTGGGATGCGCTGTTCGATGCCGGCAAGGACCATGGCGCGGTCGCCGCGGGCCTCGACGCCCTCGACGTCGCCCGGGTCGAGGCCGGCTTCATCATGCTGGGCGTGGACTACTTCTCGGCGCCCCGGGTGACCATCGACGCCCGGCGTTCGACGCCGTTCGAGGTGGGCCTCGACTGGACCGTCAAGCTCGATCGTCCCGAGCCCTTCGTCGGGAAGCAGGCGCTGCTGGCCGAGAAGGCAAGCGGCGCGGCCTGGAAGCTGGTCGGCCTCGAGGGCGACTGGGACGAACTGTGCGGCCTCTACGAGCGCCACGGCCTGCCCCCAGCGCTCTCCACGACGGTCACCCGCGCCAACATCCCGCTCTACAAGGGCGGCAAGTTCGTCGGCTACACGACCTCGAGCGTGTGGTCGCCCATCTTGAAGCAGTACGTGGCGCTTGCGAGCGTCAAGGCGCCTTTCGCCGAGGTCGGGACCCGGCTCGCGTGGGAGCACACCGCCCTATACGAGCGGCAGACCATTTCCGCAAGGGTGGTCGAGAAGCCGTTCTTCGACCCGCCGCGCAAGAAGGGGGCCGCCGAACCCGCGACCGGCGGCCGGGAGTCGGGCCTCGCGGCGACGGTACCCGCGGCCATGGCGGCCAGCGGCGCGGGGGCGGAGCGAGGCCGCGGTTCGTGA
- a CDS encoding NAD(P)/FAD-dependent oxidoreductase has translation MTDVVVIGGGHNSLVCALGLARAGKRVTVVERREAVGGLAAPLRFGDAGTYTVPGLLHETGGVRPALVRDLGLDRAGLVLEPAPGPVLATSGLDRGVMLWPDAQRSAADLSRLDPGAAAGYATYRAFHARVRDFVAGVLDEPPPSISPTSFAELLALGKAGLGLRGLGKADMVELLRVAPMCAADWLVEHFSAVPLLSAALAAPAVQGTWYGPWSAGTAANLLMHECTRTAHLPGGPAALVAALARALEATGRVEIRTGSAVAEILVDSAGVRGVRLEQGGEILAPLVASGLDPRTTLLSLVPPLALSTDVARQLEVVRARGTSAKVHLALAAPLVFRERPGERLARAQVGGHLDDLERAADAVKYRAMSDRPHLDVWVPTVADPSLAPAGHEVVSLLVHYAPHDLAGGWTDEARQTLADRALAVLEAAAPGVRSQIVAMEVLTPVDIEHRYGISGGHIHHVEHALDQILFMRPAPAVAHYRTPVRGLYLCGAGCHPGGGLSGMPGALAAKTILKGAQMAATLAGTPGTR, from the coding sequence GTGACCGATGTAGTGGTCATCGGCGGGGGCCACAACAGCCTGGTCTGCGCGCTCGGGCTCGCGCGTGCCGGCAAGCGGGTCACGGTCGTCGAACGCCGGGAGGCGGTCGGGGGCCTGGCCGCACCCCTGCGCTTCGGGGATGCCGGTACCTACACGGTGCCGGGGCTCCTGCACGAGACCGGCGGAGTCCGGCCCGCGCTGGTGCGGGACCTGGGCCTCGACCGCGCCGGCCTGGTCCTCGAACCGGCGCCCGGGCCCGTGCTGGCCACGTCCGGCCTCGATCGCGGCGTGATGCTCTGGCCCGACGCGCAACGCAGCGCGGCCGACCTGTCGCGGCTCGATCCCGGCGCGGCGGCCGGCTACGCGACCTACCGGGCATTTCACGCGCGCGTCCGCGATTTCGTCGCAGGCGTCCTGGACGAGCCGCCTCCCTCGATCTCCCCGACCTCGTTCGCCGAACTGCTCGCGCTGGGCAAGGCCGGCCTGGGCCTGCGCGGGCTGGGCAAGGCGGACATGGTCGAACTGCTGCGGGTGGCGCCGATGTGCGCCGCCGACTGGCTCGTCGAGCACTTCTCCGCCGTGCCGCTCCTTTCGGCGGCGCTCGCGGCGCCGGCGGTCCAGGGCACCTGGTACGGCCCCTGGTCGGCCGGCACGGCGGCCAACCTGCTCATGCACGAGTGCACGCGCACCGCGCACCTGCCGGGTGGGCCGGCCGCCCTGGTGGCCGCGCTGGCGCGGGCGCTGGAAGCGACCGGCCGGGTCGAAATCCGCACCGGGAGCGCGGTCGCCGAGATCCTCGTCGACTCCGCGGGCGTCCGCGGCGTGCGGCTCGAACAGGGCGGCGAGATCCTCGCGCCCCTGGTCGCGAGCGGCCTGGATCCCCGGACCACGCTGCTCTCGCTCGTGCCGCCGCTCGCGCTCTCGACCGACGTCGCCAGGCAACTGGAAGTCGTGCGCGCCAGGGGCACCTCGGCCAAGGTCCATCTGGCGCTGGCGGCCCCGCTGGTCTTCCGGGAGCGGCCCGGCGAGCGGCTGGCCCGCGCGCAGGTCGGGGGCCACCTGGACGATCTCGAGCGCGCGGCCGACGCGGTCAAGTACCGCGCCATGTCCGACCGTCCCCACCTGGACGTCTGGGTGCCGACGGTCGCCGACCCGTCGCTCGCGCCGGCCGGCCACGAAGTCGTGTCCCTGCTGGTGCACTACGCGCCCCACGACCTTGCCGGCGGCTGGACCGACGAGGCCAGGCAGACGCTGGCCGACCGCGCCCTGGCCGTGCTGGAGGCCGCCGCGCCCGGCGTGCGGTCGCAAATCGTCGCCATGGAAGTCCTTACGCCGGTCGACATCGAGCACCGGTATGGCATCTCGGGCGGCCACATCCACCACGTCGAGCATGCCCTCGATCAAATCCTGTTCATGCGGCCGGCGCCCGCGGTCGCGCACTACCGGACGCCCGTGCGAGGGCTCTACCTGTGCGGCGCGGGCTGCCACCCGGGCGGCGGCCTCTCGGGCATGCCGGGGGCGCTTGCGGCCAAGACTATCCTCAAGGGCGCCCAGATGGCCGCAACCCTAGCAGGCACGCCAGGTACACGATAG
- a CDS encoding type II toxin-antitoxin system VapC family toxin, translated as MVIDTSAIAAHLFGEEEAPALERAIAADPVRLLSAATLLEAGIVIEARLGEAGARELDWILHKADVHVVPFDADQAEVARHAFRMYGRGRHPAGLNLGDCFAYALSVTSGEALLFKGQDFSQTDVRCVAYLA; from the coding sequence ATGGTGATCGACACCTCGGCAATCGCAGCGCACCTGTTTGGCGAGGAAGAGGCACCTGCCCTCGAGAGGGCGATCGCCGCCGACCCGGTGCGCCTGCTCTCTGCCGCAACCTTGCTGGAGGCCGGCATCGTGATCGAGGCTCGTCTGGGCGAAGCGGGGGCCAGGGAACTCGACTGGATCTTGCACAAGGCCGACGTCCACGTAGTGCCCTTCGATGCCGACCAGGCCGAAGTCGCGCGCCACGCCTTCCGGATGTACGGCAGAGGCAGGCACCCGGCCGGCCTGAACCTGGGCGACTGTTTCGCGTACGCACTCTCGGTCACCTCGGGTGAGGCGCTCCTGTTCAAGGGACAAGACTTCAGCCAGACGGATGTCCGCTGCGTCGCGTACCTGGCCTGA
- a CDS encoding M61 family metallopeptidase, protein MQPIAYRLRIDRPHTHRLSVELRVPPQPGPLEMAIPAWTPGAYKVVDHARNVRRVAAHDPAGQPLRVERRDLHTWAVHGTERGVTVTYEVFADKLMIHQAQLNADHAFLNGGPVWLCVKACRHWPATVQVDVPPGWRVATALPPAQGGTWTARDYDELVDSPIEAGPFGLTTVGAAGVEWEVVWHDTLGSQPEGSPDLLAKVADGVARLGKAAADLMGPPPFSRYVCFFHESTEPGYLNGLEHQGSLVMQGPLEAGTRPEPFFTMVAHEIMHAWNGRRLAPQGLGRGCDLWRPAHTTALWLVEGGTEYYAEVLALRAGVVDVTTFLGGLADMISQYERTPGRLVTSLEEASFITWQFGDDRWNGAINYYLKGALVTWALDAELRDRTGGKRSMDDVLRALWERFGDHTEYLPEAIEDVAAEIAGGSLDEFFDRMLRSVEPIDWSVPAGKLGLDLRARDLAALGLRATGPAGGLKVEHVDAFGPAEEAGIQTGDILVTVGGKKATERALALAKASGRPGDALALQALRGERLLGFDLVLGGDRTYDLVPAERPSEKQQAILAAFLGTAAARPLAVAGGGDRG, encoded by the coding sequence ATGCAGCCCATCGCCTATCGCTTGCGGATCGACCGCCCCCACACGCACCGTCTTTCCGTCGAACTGCGCGTACCTCCTCAGCCGGGACCGCTCGAAATGGCCATCCCGGCCTGGACTCCGGGGGCCTACAAGGTGGTCGATCACGCCCGCAACGTGCGGCGCGTGGCGGCGCATGACCCGGCGGGCCAACCGCTGCGCGTCGAGCGGCGCGACCTGCATACGTGGGCCGTGCACGGCACCGAGCGCGGGGTGACCGTGACCTACGAGGTCTTCGCCGACAAGCTCATGATCCACCAGGCGCAGCTCAACGCCGACCACGCCTTCCTCAACGGCGGGCCTGTATGGCTGTGCGTGAAGGCGTGCCGGCACTGGCCCGCCACCGTGCAGGTCGACGTACCGCCCGGCTGGCGGGTCGCCACCGCTCTGCCGCCCGCACAGGGCGGCACCTGGACGGCGAGGGACTACGACGAGCTGGTCGATTCGCCCATCGAGGCCGGGCCCTTCGGCCTGACGACCGTCGGCGCCGCCGGCGTGGAGTGGGAAGTGGTCTGGCACGATACCCTGGGCAGCCAGCCGGAAGGCTCTCCCGACCTGCTGGCGAAGGTCGCCGACGGCGTGGCGCGGCTGGGCAAGGCCGCCGCGGACCTGATGGGCCCGCCGCCGTTCTCGCGCTACGTCTGCTTCTTCCACGAATCCACCGAGCCCGGTTACCTCAACGGTCTCGAGCACCAGGGATCCCTGGTGATGCAAGGGCCCCTGGAGGCCGGCACGAGGCCGGAGCCGTTCTTCACGATGGTGGCGCACGAGATCATGCACGCCTGGAACGGCCGGCGACTCGCCCCCCAGGGCCTCGGCCGCGGCTGCGACCTCTGGCGGCCCGCGCACACTACGGCGCTGTGGCTGGTCGAGGGCGGCACCGAGTACTACGCCGAGGTCCTGGCGCTGCGAGCCGGGGTGGTGGACGTGACCACGTTCCTGGGCGGCCTCGCCGACATGATCTCGCAGTACGAGCGCACGCCGGGCCGCCTCGTGACCTCCCTGGAGGAAGCGAGCTTCATCACCTGGCAATTCGGCGACGACCGCTGGAACGGGGCGATCAACTACTACCTCAAGGGCGCCCTGGTCACCTGGGCCCTGGACGCCGAACTGCGCGACCGCACCGGCGGCAAACGTTCCATGGACGACGTGCTGCGCGCCCTCTGGGAGCGCTTCGGCGACCACACCGAGTACCTGCCCGAGGCCATCGAGGACGTCGCCGCCGAGATCGCGGGAGGCTCGCTCGACGAGTTCTTCGACCGCATGCTGCGGTCGGTCGAGCCCATCGACTGGTCGGTGCCGGCCGGCAAGCTGGGCCTGGACCTGCGGGCGCGCGACCTGGCCGCCCTGGGCCTGCGCGCCACCGGCCCGGCCGGCGGCCTCAAGGTCGAGCACGTGGACGCCTTCGGGCCGGCCGAGGAGGCCGGCATCCAGACCGGCGACATCCTGGTGACGGTCGGCGGCAAGAAGGCCACCGAGCGGGCCCTGGCGCTCGCCAAGGCTTCCGGCCGGCCGGGAGACGCGCTGGCGCTCCAGGCGTTGCGGGGCGAACGCCTGCTTGGTTTCGACCTGGTCCTTGGGGGAGATCGCACCTACGACCTGGTGCCCGCCGAGCGCCCATCCGAGAAGCAACAGGCCATCCTGGCGGCATTCCTCGGCACGGCGGCCGCACGCCCGCTGGCCGTCGCCGGTGGCGGCGACCGGGGGTAG
- a CDS encoding type II toxin-antitoxin system VapB family antitoxin gives MALSIKHPEADRLARELATKTGESLTDAVLNALRERLARVAARSASVRTLRELEAARRRCAALPVLDARQPDEIIGYDEHGLPR, from the coding sequence ATGGCGCTCAGCATCAAGCATCCCGAAGCTGACAGGCTGGCGCGCGAGCTGGCCACCAAGACCGGAGAGTCGCTGACCGATGCGGTGCTCAATGCGCTTCGCGAGCGGTTGGCACGCGTCGCGGCGCGGTCCGCGAGCGTACGGACGTTGCGCGAACTGGAGGCCGCGCGGCGTCGCTGCGCCGCCCTGCCCGTGCTGGATGCGCGGCAACCGGACGAAATTATCGGCTACGACGAGCACGGGTTGCCGCGCTGA
- a CDS encoding NAD(P)/FAD-dependent oxidoreductase yields MNKRYDAIIVGGGHNGLVCAAYLARAGRKVLVLERRHLLGGSAVSENLHPGFTFSACSYVVSLLRPKIIRDLELPKHGMEVLPLDWTFSPYGDGSYLLRGPDSEENKRAIARFSRKDAENYPFFGMAMAELSRLVKPLIEAPAPEPTSLSPQHLLELLRLGKRFKDLGPDWTAAMMKMMTMSAVDFLSEWFESEQLIGPMSVSGIIGTYLGVRSPGTAYVLLHHYMGEIDGAFRAWGLPKGGTGAISMAIARSALAHGAEIKTTARVERILVENGEASGVVLANGDEYRAKVVVSGVDPHRTFLGLVGEKALPEDFVRNIKRYKMRGSSGKVNLALDGLPEFKGLPKMGPHLLGDITIAPSVSYLERAYDDAKYGAFSQRPFMDIVIPSLTDPSVAPAGKHVMSIFVQYAPYHLKEGPAAWEGKREAFGDAVIRTLEDFAPGLSDKILFRHVLTPWDLEKEYGLTEGNIFHGELSLEQLAFLRPAPGWSRYRTPVRSLWLCGSGAHPGGGLMGAPGQLCADALLEARAV; encoded by the coding sequence GTGAACAAGCGCTACGACGCCATTATCGTGGGCGGCGGCCACAACGGCCTGGTCTGCGCGGCCTACCTGGCGCGCGCCGGCCGCAAGGTGCTCGTCCTGGAGCGGCGCCACCTGCTCGGCGGCTCGGCCGTCAGCGAGAACCTCCACCCCGGGTTCACCTTCAGCGCCTGCTCGTACGTCGTGAGCCTGCTGCGGCCGAAGATCATCCGCGACCTCGAGTTGCCCAAGCACGGCATGGAAGTGCTCCCGCTCGACTGGACCTTCAGTCCTTACGGAGACGGGAGCTACCTCCTGCGCGGCCCGGACTCCGAGGAAAACAAGCGCGCCATCGCGCGTTTCTCCCGCAAGGATGCCGAGAATTACCCGTTCTTCGGCATGGCGATGGCCGAGCTTTCGCGCCTGGTCAAGCCGCTCATCGAGGCGCCCGCGCCCGAGCCCACCAGCCTGTCGCCGCAGCACCTGCTGGAACTCCTGCGCCTCGGCAAGCGGTTCAAGGATCTGGGGCCCGACTGGACGGCGGCCATGATGAAGATGATGACGATGTCGGCCGTGGACTTCCTGTCCGAATGGTTCGAGTCGGAGCAACTCATCGGCCCGATGTCGGTCAGCGGCATCATCGGCACCTACCTGGGAGTCCGCTCGCCCGGCACGGCCTACGTGCTGCTGCACCACTACATGGGCGAGATAGACGGCGCCTTCCGGGCCTGGGGGCTTCCCAAGGGAGGCACCGGCGCCATCTCGATGGCGATCGCCCGCAGCGCGCTGGCCCACGGCGCCGAGATCAAGACCACGGCGCGGGTCGAGCGCATCCTGGTCGAGAACGGCGAGGCGAGCGGCGTCGTGCTCGCCAACGGCGACGAGTACCGCGCCAAGGTGGTCGTGAGCGGGGTGGATCCCCACCGCACCTTCCTCGGTCTGGTCGGCGAGAAGGCGTTGCCCGAGGATTTCGTCCGCAACATCAAGCGCTACAAGATGCGCGGCAGCTCCGGCAAGGTCAACCTCGCGCTGGATGGCCTGCCGGAGTTCAAGGGCCTGCCCAAGATGGGTCCCCACCTGCTGGGCGACATCACCATCGCGCCGAGCGTCTCGTACCTGGAGCGGGCCTACGACGACGCCAAGTACGGCGCCTTTTCGCAGCGGCCGTTCATGGACATCGTCATCCCGAGCCTGACCGATCCGTCGGTGGCGCCGGCCGGCAAGCACGTGATGTCGATCTTCGTGCAGTACGCGCCCTACCACCTCAAGGAGGGCCCGGCGGCCTGGGAGGGCAAGCGCGAGGCATTCGGGGACGCCGTCATCCGGACGCTCGAGGATTTCGCGCCCGGCTTGTCCGACAAGATCCTGTTCCGGCATGTGCTCACGCCGTGGGATCTCGAGAAGGAGTACGGGCTCACCGAGGGCAACATCTTCCACGGCGAGCTCAGCCTGGAGCAACTGGCATTCCTGCGGCCCGCGCCCGGGTGGTCGCGCTACAGGACGCCCGTCCGCTCCCTGTGGCTTTGCGGCTCGGGCGCGCACCCCGGCGGCGGCCTGATGGGCGCTCCCGGACAGCTCTGCGCCGATGCGCTCCTCGAAGCGAGGGCCGTGTGA